In a single window of the Candidatus Persebacteraceae bacterium Df01 genome:
- a CDS encoding methyltransferase domain-containing protein, producing MAKKRTGFFKGAYELVTPQENRLHYDNWAQTYDDDMVTYSYVAPERVAAMLEREIKGGDIIDTGCGAGLSGQALWQHGDYTLDGIDLPTEILTQANEKGACRRLWSANLLARLDIADNTYDGSLSVGVFTIGHIGPAGLAEFFRIVKPGGIIVFTVNELVYEKEEYPTKLKEWEARQKITLLESKKDDYVVELGVGGFHPAMRVIA from the coding sequence ATGGCAAAAAAACGAACCGGATTTTTTAAAGGCGCTTACGAACTGGTCACGCCACAAGAAAATCGGCTGCATTATGACAATTGGGCGCAGACGTATGATGATGACATGGTTACCTACAGCTATGTTGCTCCCGAACGGGTGGCGGCGATGCTGGAACGTGAGATTAAGGGTGGTGACATTATTGACACTGGTTGCGGAGCGGGACTGTCCGGTCAAGCTCTGTGGCAACACGGTGATTACACGTTGGACGGTATTGATTTACCAACGGAGATACTGACACAAGCCAATGAAAAAGGCGCTTGTCGGCGGTTATGGTCGGCAAATTTACTGGCGAGGTTGGATATTGCCGATAATACTTACGACGGCAGTCTCAGTGTTGGTGTGTTTACTATCGGTCACATTGGTCCGGCAGGGCTTGCGGAATTTTTTCGCATAGTCAAGCCCGGTGGTATTATCGTGTTTACTGTTAATGAACTGGTTTATGAAAAAGAAGAGTATCCTACTAAGTTAAAAGAGTGGGAGGCGAGACAAAAAATAACCTTGTTAGAATCTAAAAAAGATGATTATGTTGTGGAATTAGGTGTCGGCGGTTTTCATCCTGCTATGCGAGTGATTGCATAA
- a CDS encoding LUD domain-containing protein gives MTAQFKDDRDAVLAELASVVDVVITPVLEVAVVAAPDRESLISQFIAAAEDNAAIVSRAQKKTLPTVVADYLRARQLPPTIVCTDDWINIDWKVAGIDAQYRAPVSEDTCGVSGVKAAAADSGAMLVTGNTPHELTVSLLPPYHIAIVNEAVIVPTTADVLAPLAAAPPHTIALFCGPSRTADIEQTLTIGAHGPVAVHVIIISENI, from the coding sequence ATGACGGCGCAATTCAAAGATGATCGCGATGCGGTGTTGGCAGAGCTAGCATCTGTCGTTGATGTCGTTATTACTCCAGTGTTGGAAGTCGCTGTCGTCGCCGCACCGGATAGGGAATCATTAATTTCGCAATTTATTGCCGCCGCCGAAGACAATGCTGCAATTGTGTCGCGAGCACAAAAAAAAACATTGCCAACAGTAGTGGCCGATTATTTGCGTGCTAGGCAATTGCCGCCGACCATTGTTTGCACAGATGATTGGATAAATATTGACTGGAAGGTGGCGGGAATTGACGCACAATACCGTGCGCCAGTTAGTGAAGATACTTGTGGTGTGAGCGGTGTTAAAGCCGCCGCCGCCGATAGTGGCGCCATGCTTGTCACCGGCAACACCCCGCACGAACTCACCGTTAGTTTACTGCCACCGTATCACATTGCTATTGTGAATGAAGCGGTTATTGTGCCGACGACAGCCGATGTGCTCGCACCACTGGCCGCTGCCCCACCGCACACAATCGCCCTGTTTTGCGGTCCTTCTCGCACGGCGGATATAGAACAAACCCTTACTATCGGCGCACACGGTCCCGTTGCTGTGCATGTGATTATAATCAGCGAGAATATTTAA
- a CDS encoding (Fe-S)-binding protein, whose product MFSENNEKMRAFGEKCVELSNFLHEIGFVPELRTTPLKATYHDCCAGLREMGIKTVPRDFLRRAGVELVEMSDCEECCGFGGAFATKFDGISTAMAERKCRHIATVGVDTVIMGDLGCILHIGGRLAREGSNTRALHWAEALVND is encoded by the coding sequence ATGTTTTCCGAAAATAATGAAAAAATGCGTGCTTTTGGAGAAAAATGCGTGGAGCTGAGCAATTTTTTGCATGAAATTGGGTTTGTGCCAGAACTGCGCACCACGCCACTCAAGGCCACCTATCACGATTGTTGTGCTGGTTTGCGCGAAATGGGGATTAAAACCGTGCCACGTGATTTTTTGCGCCGTGCCGGTGTGGAACTCGTAGAAATGTCTGATTGTGAAGAATGCTGCGGTTTTGGCGGTGCATTCGCAACTAAATTTGACGGAATTTCCACCGCTATGGCTGAACGCAAGTGCCGCCACATTGCAACTGTCGGTGTTGATACCGTGATTATGGGTGATTTGGGTTGTATCTTACACATTGGCGGACGCTTAGCGCGCGAAGGCAGCAATACTCGCGCATTACATTGGGCTGAAGCTTTAGTTAACGATTAG
- a CDS encoding 4Fe-4S dicluster domain-containing protein, with product MNTINNADNILELPLPPLLAVPLPTNRPRLEIEIGDVVCAGQTIAVSDAGADVLSPVTGIVGVPVIRRLASPIHETALCLPLTTENVRKLPPAVVVLSPDIQVTLKKAGVVGLGGGAFPAWRKYRPQIKQLIINAVESDTHICCDRALLAVHRQTLAVTVARIAYALSVPAAIIALRHDAPDISPVEGVNICRIPTGYALGNERLLVRHLLDTVIPSHETLADHGIMCFNIGTALAIDDALTNSKPMLGRVLTVRRPDGDVINLRVPFGVSIRDVATFANVRTAMAHIGGRDARAAMPADAVIHAKTNIINFCQTAQDTPLPCIRCGDCLPVCPENLSPLHLYADWRDGDFARMEKRQLDACLLCRRCDDVCPSNISLTNAFATAQHHVAVAREKNVQTKQWQTRYERHQQRLDVPRQFAGVNAAARAAQAMNRVAKAKRATATTHK from the coding sequence TTGAATACCATCAATAACGCTGATAATATTTTAGAATTGCCGCTGCCGCCGCTGTTGGCGGTGCCATTGCCGACGAACCGCCCGCGGTTGGAAATTGAAATTGGCGATGTTGTATGTGCCGGCCAGACAATAGCCGTAAGTGATGCTGGTGCCGATGTGTTGTCGCCGGTCACTGGGATTGTCGGCGTGCCGGTTATTCGTCGGCTGGCGTCGCCGATTCATGAAACCGCGTTGTGTCTGCCGCTAACAACAGAAAACGTGAGGAAGTTGCCGCCGGCTGTCGTTGTTTTGTCTCCAGACATTCAAGTGACATTAAAAAAGGCTGGCGTTGTCGGGCTTGGAGGTGGTGCCTTTCCAGCGTGGCGTAAATATCGTCCGCAAATCAAACAGCTTATTATTAACGCGGTGGAAAGTGATACCCACATCTGCTGTGACCGAGCGTTGCTTGCTGTCCACCGGCAAACGCTGGCTGTCACTGTTGCCCGCATTGCTTACGCGTTGAGTGTGCCCGCTGCTATTATCGCACTGCGCCACGATGCGCCTGACATTTCTCCAGTGGAGGGAGTTAATATTTGCCGCATTCCTACAGGATATGCGCTGGGAAATGAACGATTGCTTGTGCGTCATTTGCTGGACACAGTTATTCCATCTCATGAAACACTCGCTGATCACGGTATTATGTGTTTTAACATTGGCACCGCATTAGCGATAGACGATGCACTTACAAACAGTAAGCCGATGCTTGGGCGAGTGCTAACGGTACGTCGTCCTGATGGTGATGTAATTAATTTGCGCGTTCCTTTTGGTGTTTCCATCAGAGATGTGGCGACTTTTGCCAATGTGCGTACAGCAATGGCGCATATCGGCGGGCGGGATGCCCGTGCTGCGATGCCTGCTGACGCTGTAATTCACGCGAAGACTAACATAATAAATTTCTGCCAGACTGCACAAGATACACCGCTGCCTTGTATTCGCTGTGGTGATTGTTTGCCGGTATGCCCAGAAAATTTATCACCGTTGCATTTATATGCCGACTGGCGAGACGGCGATTTCGCCCGCATGGAAAAACGACAGCTGGACGCTTGTCTGCTCTGTCGTCGTTGTGATGACGTGTGTCCGAGTAACATCTCACTGACAAATGCATTTGCTACCGCACAGCATCATGTTGCTGTTGCACGAGAAAAAAATGTGCAAACCAAACAGTGGCAAACGCGTTACGAACGTCATCAACAGCGTTTGGACGTTCCTCGCCAGTTTGCTGGCGTGAACGCTGCTGCCCGTGCTGCCCAAGCCATGAACCGTGTTGCCAAGGCAAAACGCGCCACCGCCACAACGCATAAATAG
- a CDS encoding NADP(H)-dependent aldo-keto reductase, translating into MQYRNLGNTNTRVSVICLGTMTYGEQNTEAEAHVQLDYALDNGVNFIDTAEIYAVPMREETYGLSETYIGNWLAKRKKRDDVVIATKVAGPFGAPQPNMPPPMQWIRGGQTRLDAKNIKNALDDSLRRLQTDYVDLYQLHWPDRNTNYFGTLNYRHNDEELMTPLKETLSALQAAVQAGKVRYIGLSNETPWGVAECLRLAREAGLPRVVSVQNPYNLLNRTYEIGMAEISAREQCGLLPYSPLAFGVLSGKYLDSQRPSGARLTLFTNYNRYISDVGIAATEDLVALARRHNVDAAQMAIAFTIQQPFVTSSIIGATTLAQLKSNIAAADLTLDDVWMKELNELCEKHCNPCP; encoded by the coding sequence ATGCAATATCGTAATTTGGGAAATACCAACACGCGCGTTAGTGTCATTTGTTTGGGCACCATGACTTATGGTGAGCAAAATACTGAAGCCGAGGCTCATGTGCAGTTGGATTATGCGTTGGATAATGGCGTGAATTTTATTGACACCGCTGAAATATACGCTGTGCCTATGCGCGAAGAAACATATGGACTTAGTGAGACTTATATAGGCAATTGGCTGGCTAAGCGCAAAAAGCGTGATGATGTTGTCATCGCTACCAAAGTTGCGGGACCGTTTGGTGCGCCTCAGCCCAACATGCCGCCGCCGATGCAGTGGATACGCGGCGGTCAGACACGGTTGGATGCCAAAAACATTAAGAACGCTTTGGATGATTCACTCCGACGTTTACAAACTGATTATGTGGATTTGTACCAACTACACTGGCCCGACCGCAACACTAACTACTTTGGCACACTAAATTATCGTCATAATGATGAAGAGCTAATGACGCCATTAAAGGAAACACTATCCGCTTTGCAAGCTGCCGTACAAGCAGGTAAGGTGCGTTACATAGGGTTGTCCAACGAAACACCATGGGGCGTGGCTGAATGTTTGCGTTTGGCACGCGAAGCGGGGCTGCCGCGGGTTGTGTCAGTGCAAAACCCCTACAACTTGCTTAATCGCACCTATGAAATTGGTATGGCTGAAATATCAGCACGCGAGCAATGCGGTTTGTTACCATATTCTCCACTGGCATTTGGTGTGCTGAGCGGCAAGTATTTGGATAGCCAGCGTCCTTCAGGCGCGCGTCTGACACTTTTCACGAATTACAACCGCTATATCAGCGACGTCGGTATTGCTGCTACCGAAGATCTCGTTGCGCTGGCTCGGCGCCATAACGTTGACGCTGCTCAAATGGCTATCGCTTTTACTATCCAGCAACCATTTGTCACTAGCTCTATTATCGGCGCTACTACATTGGCTCAACTCAAAAGTAATATTGCCGCCGCGGACTTAACTTTAGATGATGTATGGATGAAAGAGTTGAATGAACTGTGCGAAAAACATTGTAATCCATGCCCGTAA
- a CDS encoding glycerate dehydrogenase — protein sequence MKNIVVLDAATMRGDLLRPTFSHCWTSYELTRTEEEAVARTKDAHILITNKVKISADVIAAAGQLELIAVAATGVDIVDLDACRARRVMVCNVRNYATRSVAEHVLALIFSLARGVTEHHCRTMAGEWVASNVFSPNMGAIFSVKNMQLGIVGAGTLGRATAELAESVGMRIVYAYRNSNANQREKKDGLQRLLLPELLAESDVVSLHCPLTPQTHGLIGAKELALMKPTALLINTARGALVESQALVDALNSGQLGGAGIDVLSQEPPSNEPLLSCHHPRLLITPHVGWASTEALRTFHQQLAENLECFHAGKPQHVVT from the coding sequence ATGAAAAATATTGTTGTATTAGATGCTGCTACCATGCGCGGCGATTTGTTACGTCCGACTTTTTCCCATTGTTGGACATCTTACGAACTCACTCGTACGGAGGAAGAAGCTGTTGCTCGAACGAAAGATGCACATATTCTCATTACCAACAAAGTAAAAATAAGCGCTGATGTCATTGCCGCCGCCGGACAATTAGAGCTTATCGCTGTTGCCGCTACCGGTGTAGATATTGTGGATTTAGATGCTTGTCGAGCTCGTCGCGTGATGGTTTGTAATGTTCGCAATTATGCTACTCGTAGCGTGGCAGAACATGTACTGGCATTGATTTTCTCTCTTGCTCGTGGCGTTACCGAGCATCATTGCCGCACAATGGCTGGAGAATGGGTAGCCAGCAATGTATTCTCACCTAACATGGGTGCTATTTTTTCCGTAAAAAATATGCAATTGGGTATTGTTGGGGCAGGCACACTGGGGCGAGCAACAGCGGAACTTGCTGAAAGTGTGGGCATGCGGATAGTGTATGCATATCGTAATAGTAATGCCAACCAACGCGAAAAAAAAGACGGCTTGCAACGTCTATTGCTGCCGGAATTACTTGCCGAAAGCGATGTGGTGTCACTGCATTGTCCGCTCACACCACAGACGCATGGTTTGATTGGCGCAAAAGAATTGGCCCTGATGAAACCTACGGCGTTGTTAATTAATACCGCTCGAGGGGCGTTGGTTGAATCGCAAGCACTGGTGGACGCTTTAAACAGCGGTCAATTAGGTGGTGCTGGTATTGACGTGTTGAGTCAAGAACCGCCGTCAAATGAACCATTACTAAGCTGTCATCATCCACGGTTGCTTATCACGCCTCACGTTGGCTGGGCGAGCACAGAGGCACTGCGTACATTTCACCAACAACTAGCGGAAAATCTGGAATGCTTTCATGCCGGAAAACCACAACATGTGGTGACATGA
- a CDS encoding lactate utilization protein — translation MHDTPIQFHRHIKKALKDDNLRSNLASVRDKFTSHRAASVAAYNVQGDFESLREQGRHIRNESIRDMPQLLQQFEQNAEAAGAVVLWAKDIAGAQRLITAIAKRHEVKIATKSKSMASEEVQLNTALQEAGVEAVETDLGEFIIQLDNDTPSHIIAPVMHKRRDEVAAIFDGKIPCDGDDIDALTRAARVHLRKKFITADMGISGANFLIADTGSALIVTNEGNGRMVTTLPRVRVTLAGIDKIIPRWNDLPAMLNLLTRSATGQHLTNYVSITTGCQREGRDAKNAYIILLDNGRSALRRSDCRDMLRCIRCGACMNHCPVYHTIGGHAYGSVYMGPMGQVLTPSLAGLENTLDLPHAATMCSACAVVCPVKIPLPDLMRRLRARQVDKTLRPFKERFFIKLWAFCARRPRLYALAAVVLCRLLAIAGGSSGWLRRLPLSSNWFNGRDLAAPTGKTFRAMRKDLGL, via the coding sequence ATGCACGACACGCCCATTCAATTTCATCGTCATATCAAGAAAGCACTAAAAGACGACAACTTGCGATCTAATTTGGCTTCTGTGCGCGATAAATTTACTAGTCATCGTGCCGCTAGTGTTGCTGCCTATAATGTTCAAGGCGATTTTGAATCCTTGCGCGAGCAAGGGCGACACATTCGCAATGAAAGCATTCGTGACATGCCACAGTTGCTACAACAGTTTGAACAAAATGCCGAAGCTGCCGGAGCTGTCGTATTGTGGGCCAAAGACATCGCTGGTGCTCAACGACTTATTACTGCTATTGCCAAACGGCATGAAGTTAAAATAGCAACGAAATCCAAAAGTATGGCGTCAGAAGAGGTGCAATTAAATACCGCTTTACAAGAAGCCGGTGTGGAAGCTGTGGAAACCGATTTGGGTGAATTTATTATCCAATTAGACAATGACACGCCGTCACACATTATTGCACCGGTCATGCATAAGCGGCGCGACGAAGTAGCGGCAATTTTTGATGGCAAAATCCCCTGTGATGGTGATGATATTGACGCGCTTACTCGTGCGGCTCGCGTTCATTTACGCAAAAAATTTATCACTGCCGATATGGGAATTAGTGGTGCTAATTTTCTCATTGCCGACACCGGCTCGGCGCTTATCGTCACCAACGAAGGCAATGGCCGAATGGTGACGACATTACCGCGAGTGCGTGTTACGCTTGCTGGTATTGATAAAATTATCCCACGTTGGAATGATTTGCCAGCCATGCTTAATTTGCTTACTCGCTCTGCTACTGGTCAGCATTTGACTAACTATGTCAGTATTACTACCGGTTGCCAACGAGAGGGAAGAGACGCCAAGAATGCCTACATTATTTTGCTAGATAACGGCCGCAGTGCATTGCGCCGAAGCGACTGCCGTGACATGCTGCGTTGCATTCGTTGTGGAGCTTGCATGAATCACTGTCCGGTTTATCACACTATCGGCGGTCATGCCTATGGCTCGGTTTATATGGGACCCATGGGACAGGTGCTCACGCCCTCGCTTGCGGGCTTGGAAAATACTCTGGATTTGCCACATGCTGCGACCATGTGTTCGGCTTGCGCAGTTGTTTGTCCAGTCAAAATACCGCTTCCCGATCTCATGCGGCGTTTGCGTGCTCGGCAAGTGGACAAAACTTTACGACCATTTAAAGAACGCTTTTTTATCAAATTATGGGCGTTTTGTGCTCGTCGCCCACGATTGTACGCGCTGGCCGCTGTCGTGTTGTGTCGCTTGTTGGCGATTGCTGGCGGCAGTAGTGGTTGGCTTCGCCGCCTGCCGTTGAGTAGCAATTGGTTTAACGGTCGCGACTTAGCTGCGCCAACAGGAAAAACTTTCAGGGCCATGCGCAAGGACTTAGGATTATGA